A single genomic interval of Fructobacillus americanaquae harbors:
- a CDS encoding ribokinase, which produces MVKKTTIIGSTNLDKVTRVPRLANSGETLATPQHQEEVMGGKGLNQAVAVARAGGQANFITKVGAGFDLAGRVHEEGLNLDYVLQSQDAETGQAYITVSKATGDNIIYVYEGANGQLLAKDVWDQRAAFEDAAFCLAQLEIPLETVFSAFKDAHEAGAVTVLNPAPVPDQENFPKELLAESDLVIPNEHEAELLTNIPVTDRESLIRNADFFFKAGVKHVLITLGDKGAFYKSADGKEVMVNAIKTTAIDTTAAGDTFIGALLSRLMPSFANIEGAIKYGVAAASLTVAQPGALPSIPFEDAILAQLPKTK; this is translated from the coding sequence ATGGTCAAGAAGACAACAATTATCGGTTCAACTAATTTGGATAAAGTTACCCGGGTGCCCCGGTTAGCCAATAGCGGGGAAACACTCGCAACGCCCCAGCACCAAGAAGAGGTCATGGGTGGCAAGGGCCTCAACCAGGCGGTTGCTGTTGCCCGCGCTGGTGGCCAAGCCAACTTTATTACCAAGGTTGGTGCCGGCTTTGATTTAGCTGGCAGAGTCCACGAGGAGGGGCTGAACCTTGACTATGTTTTGCAATCGCAGGATGCCGAAACGGGTCAGGCTTACATCACGGTTTCCAAGGCCACTGGTGATAATATTATTTATGTTTATGAAGGCGCTAACGGTCAACTTTTAGCAAAAGACGTTTGGGACCAAAGGGCTGCCTTTGAGGATGCCGCCTTTTGCTTGGCACAGCTGGAAATCCCATTGGAAACGGTTTTTTCAGCCTTTAAAGATGCCCACGAGGCCGGGGCTGTGACGGTTTTGAACCCGGCACCGGTACCAGACCAAGAAAATTTTCCAAAAGAATTACTGGCGGAAAGTGACTTGGTTATTCCAAATGAGCATGAGGCGGAATTGCTAACTAATATTCCGGTGACGGACCGCGAGTCTTTGATTCGGAATGCTGATTTCTTCTTCAAGGCGGGTGTTAAGCACGTTTTGATTACTCTTGGAGACAAGGGTGCTTTTTATAAATCAGCTGATGGCAAAGAAGTCATGGTTAATGCCATTAAGACGACTGCCATCGACACTACCGCAGCCGGGGACACCTTTATTGGGGCCTTATTATCACGTTTGATGCCATCTTTTGCCAATATCGAAGGTGCAATCAAGTACGGGGTTGCAGCGGCATCTTTGACGGTTGCTCAGCCGGGGGCCCTGCCATCGATTCCGTTTGAGGATGCCATTTTGGCCCAATTACCAAAGACTAAGTAA
- a CDS encoding BspA family leucine-rich repeat surface protein — protein MKNNIQTITFGDNVSAPEDSSNLFKNFANLNEVNGNLDTSKVTNMSYMFYGTTVANVDGLQNWDTSKVANMSEMFSKNKNLKNVDGLQNWNTSNVTDMSLMFINDNGLANVDGLKSWDTGNVIDMSDMFAGNASLVNLNGLQNWNTSKVTNMSEMFFGTNSLADINGLQNWDTSKVANMSNMFFAASSLANVDGLQDWKTSTVTDMSDMFANDANLENVDGLQNWDTSKVTDMSGMFMNNASLMNANMRNWDTSEVTNMESMFSGDSQLSKIILGSKVKSIAGVGLDQAGQWVRTDPSEPSVVYNSSQDFMNRYNGENPGVYELKENVNPQPNQDSTNGGTTDKSGTTNNGGNTTNNSSTTTNGGTANNTGTTNNATTNSSAINNGGNATNNGDTTNSGTANNSGTTNKGTTSNSANSSLPNTATKQIAGKNNILLGLAALLFYAIATVFTAMKKKKN, from the coding sequence ATTAAAAATAATATTCAAACGATTACCTTTGGAGATAATGTCTCAGCACCAGAAGATAGTTCGAATCTTTTTAAAAACTTTGCTAATTTAAATGAAGTTAATGGTAATTTAGATACATCAAAAGTCACCAACATGTCGTATATGTTTTATGGAACCACTGTTGCGAATGTCGATGGTTTGCAGAACTGGGATACATCAAAAGTCGCCAACATGTCTGAGATGTTTAGTAAAAACAAAAATTTAAAGAATGTTGATGGTTTGCAGAACTGGAATACAAGCAATGTGACGGACATGTCGCTTATGTTTATTAATGATAATGGTTTAGCGAATGTTGATGGTTTGAAGAGTTGGGACACAGGCAACGTGATAGACATGTCGGATATGTTTGCTGGAAACGCCAGTCTAGTAAATCTCAACGGTTTGCAGAACTGGAATACATCAAAAGTTACCAACATGTCTGAAATGTTTTTTGGAACCAATAGTTTAGCGGATATTAATGGCTTGCAGAATTGGGATACATCAAAGGTCGCCAACATGTCTAATATGTTTTTTGCGGCCAGTAGTTTAGCGAATGTTGATGGTTTGCAGGATTGGAAAACATCAACAGTCACAGATATGTCAGATATGTTTGCGAATGACGCCAATTTAGAGAATGTCGATGGTTTGCAGAACTGGGATACGTCAAAGGTCACGGACATGTCAGGTATGTTCATGAATAACGCCAGTTTAATGAATGCCAATATGAGAAATTGGGATACATCAGAAGTCACCAACATGGAAAGTATGTTTTCTGGAGATTCTCAGCTTTCTAAAATCATTTTAGGATCGAAAGTTAAAAGCATAGCAGGTGTTGGTTTGGACCAAGCGGGCCAGTGGGTTCGAACAGATCCAAGTGAACCAAGTGTTGTGTATAACAGTAGTCAAGACTTTATGAACCGCTATAACGGTGAAAATCCAGGTGTCTACGAATTGAAAGAAAATGTCAATCCACAGCCTAACCAAGATTCAACTAATGGTGGAACAACCGACAAAAGTGGCACCACCAATAATGGCGGTAACACGACTAACAACAGCAGCACAACCACCAACGGCGGCACCGCCAATAATACGGGTACTACAAATAACGCTACCACCAACAGCAGTGCAATCAATAATGGTGGTAACGCGACCAACAATGGCGACACTACAAATAGCGGCACAGCCAACAATAGTGGTACCACCAACAAAGGCACAACCAGTAATAGCGCTAATTCATCATTACCGAACACTGCTACAAAGCAGATTGCAGGAAAGAATAATATTTTGTTAGGATTAGCAGCATTGCTTTTTTATGCAATCGCGACTGTCTTTACTGCTATGAAGAAAAAGAAGAACTAA
- the rpiA gene encoding ribose-5-phosphate isomerase RpiA, which translates to MNDDKVKAAQMAVELIPNQAIVGLGSGSTASIFIDLLAKKAHEEQMDITCVATSVQTSQLALGFGLKVVDIDAVDRIDVTVDGADEVDGNLNGIKGGGAALLFEKIVATNSTKNIWVVDSSKQHQRLGSYRLPVEVVKFGVHHVFNYLKTRDLKPVYRQQEDGNYLTTDSGNYIIDVDITGQEDLPQLAQDLKSLTGVVEHGLFIDICDVLLVGNTGQAIYKDQLSNS; encoded by the coding sequence GTGAATGATGACAAAGTAAAAGCGGCCCAAATGGCCGTCGAGTTGATTCCCAACCAGGCGATTGTTGGCCTGGGTTCGGGATCAACGGCCTCAATCTTTATTGATTTATTGGCCAAAAAAGCCCATGAAGAACAGATGGACATTACCTGCGTAGCCACATCCGTCCAAACTTCTCAACTTGCCCTTGGTTTTGGTTTAAAGGTTGTTGATATCGACGCCGTCGACCGTATCGACGTGACCGTCGACGGGGCTGATGAAGTCGATGGGAACCTGAACGGCATTAAGGGTGGTGGTGCCGCCCTTCTTTTTGAAAAGATTGTGGCCACGAATTCAACCAAGAATATCTGGGTTGTGGACTCTTCCAAGCAGCATCAACGCTTAGGCTCTTACCGTCTTCCTGTGGAAGTGGTGAAGTTTGGTGTCCACCATGTGTTTAATTATCTTAAAACCCGTGATTTAAAGCCTGTTTACCGTCAACAAGAGGACGGCAATTACCTGACAACCGATTCCGGTAATTACATCATCGACGTTGATATCACTGGTCAAGAGGATTTGCCCCAGTTGGCCCAAGACCTTAAGAGTTTGACCGGTGTTGTTGAACACGGTCTCTTTATCGATATTTGTGATGTCTTATTGGTCGGTAATACGGGTCAAGCAATTTACAAAGATCAATTAAGCAATTCATAA
- a CDS encoding threonine/serine ThrE exporter family protein has translation MTTPTTKAAIEDTIHPERLHHHMAIRWEKVIENDQVPARQASLRVRASIVGRVGLMLLAFGTGAWRVRDAMNTVARALRLTCSADIGFTSLTLTCFDGVESFTESLSLASSGVNTDKLSELQDFVQRFASDYADQKPALIHRRLDDIKKEPGNYQPYQAGLAAGLACAGFIFLLGGGLIEMICCFVGAGLGQFTRKLLGKRHWTAVATTTLGVAIACLSYFLSLQVLGLFWANTSVHEAGYVGAMLFVIPGFPYITSILDITKNDMRSGLERLTFALTTIITATFIGWLLALGLGLKPQNFLPQGLSLGPLIILRLLASFAGVYGFSMMFNSKQKMAITAGLIGAVANTVRLELVDLVHCPPAAAAFIGALLAGLLASLVNQKLRYPRITLTVPSIVIMVPGLYIYRGVYNLGLNNVGTGAEWLTKALLIMLFLPFGLFVARFVLDKQWRIVD, from the coding sequence ATGACGACCCCCACCACAAAAGCTGCCATCGAAGATACCATTCATCCTGAACGCCTCCACCACCACATGGCAATTCGCTGGGAAAAAGTGATTGAAAATGATCAAGTACCCGCCCGTCAGGCATCCCTCCGGGTAAGAGCTTCAATTGTTGGCCGGGTTGGTCTCATGCTCCTTGCCTTTGGAACTGGTGCCTGGCGTGTGCGCGATGCCATGAACACGGTCGCTAGAGCGCTCAGACTGACCTGTTCCGCTGATATCGGCTTTACCTCCCTAACATTAACCTGCTTTGACGGAGTTGAGTCCTTTACCGAAAGCCTCTCGCTCGCCAGTTCAGGCGTCAATACCGACAAACTGAGTGAACTTCAAGACTTCGTCCAACGCTTTGCCAGTGACTATGCCGACCAAAAGCCGGCCCTGATCCACCGGCGACTTGACGACATCAAAAAAGAACCCGGAAACTACCAGCCCTACCAAGCCGGCCTAGCAGCCGGCCTAGCCTGTGCCGGCTTTATCTTCCTGCTCGGTGGCGGCCTGATTGAGATGATTTGCTGCTTTGTTGGAGCCGGATTGGGACAGTTTACCCGTAAGCTCCTGGGAAAACGCCATTGGACCGCCGTCGCCACCACAACATTAGGCGTTGCTATTGCCTGCTTGTCTTATTTTCTATCATTACAAGTTTTGGGTCTCTTTTGGGCCAATACCTCAGTCCATGAAGCTGGCTATGTTGGCGCCATGCTCTTTGTCATCCCCGGCTTCCCCTATATCACGAGCATTCTCGATATCACCAAGAACGATATGCGGTCAGGGTTGGAACGTTTAACTTTTGCCCTGACAACCATTATCACGGCAACCTTTATTGGTTGGCTCTTGGCCCTTGGTCTGGGCCTCAAACCGCAAAATTTCTTGCCACAGGGGCTATCCCTTGGTCCATTAATTATCCTGCGCTTATTGGCCTCATTTGCCGGTGTTTATGGTTTCTCGATGATGTTTAATTCAAAGCAGAAGATGGCCATCACGGCTGGCTTGATCGGAGCCGTCGCCAACACGGTCCGACTTGAATTAGTCGATCTCGTTCACTGTCCGCCAGCGGCAGCGGCCTTCATTGGCGCCTTGCTTGCCGGGCTCCTGGCTTCCCTGGTCAACCAAAAATTACGGTACCCCCGAATCACTTTGACCGTACCATCAATCGTAATCATGGTCCCTGGACTCTACATCTACCGTGGCGTTTACAACCTCGGGCTCAACAACGTTGGAACCGGCGCTGAATGGCTGACTAAGGCCCTCTTAATCATGCTCTTTTTGCCCTTTGGCCTCTTCGTGGCCCGGTTTGTCCTCGATAAGCAATGGCGAATCGTGGATTAG
- a CDS encoding AEC family transporter, with product MAFLNSVESVVTIILMIALGFVLRQRGWFADSFSGNISRLITNIALPASIFVSVLKFLTRDKLVSLSGGLVYAFLSFAISYLVAYILAYVFKVRPGRKGTFINVVVNANTIFIGLPLNVALFGNQALSYFLVYYVMNTISTWAIGALIIANDRPDKGQKAFNWKKLLPAPLVGFLVALVFLLLAIPVPDFATSTLTYVGNLVTPLSLIYIGIVLADAGLTSIHFDKDTVVALVGRFIFAPTVMLTLLVFAGGFLGHLPHLEAQTLAVQAATPALAVLPILANEANGDVKYATNVVTTSTVLFVVIVPVVNTIATLLFK from the coding sequence ATGGCATTTTTAAATTCGGTTGAAAGTGTTGTGACAATCATCTTGATGATTGCCCTGGGTTTTGTTTTGCGCCAGCGGGGCTGGTTTGCTGATAGTTTTTCCGGGAATATTTCTCGTTTGATTACTAATATTGCCTTACCGGCATCGATTTTTGTCTCAGTATTAAAGTTTTTGACACGTGATAAATTAGTGTCCTTGTCTGGAGGATTGGTTTATGCCTTCCTCTCATTTGCCATCAGCTATCTAGTTGCCTACATTTTGGCTTATGTCTTCAAGGTCCGTCCTGGCCGCAAAGGGACCTTTATTAATGTTGTCGTCAATGCCAATACGATCTTTATTGGTTTACCTTTAAATGTGGCGCTTTTTGGTAATCAGGCGCTGTCTTATTTCCTGGTTTATTATGTGATGAACACGATTTCAACCTGGGCCATTGGTGCTTTGATTATCGCCAATGATCGCCCAGATAAGGGACAAAAGGCCTTCAATTGGAAGAAGCTTTTACCTGCTCCCTTGGTTGGGTTCCTGGTGGCCTTGGTCTTCTTACTTTTGGCCATTCCGGTTCCTGATTTTGCAACGTCAACATTGACTTACGTTGGTAACTTGGTCACGCCATTGTCCTTGATTTATATCGGGATTGTTCTTGCGGATGCTGGTTTAACCAGTATTCACTTTGACAAGGACACGGTTGTTGCCTTAGTTGGGCGCTTTATCTTTGCACCAACCGTTATGTTGACCCTTTTGGTTTTCGCCGGCGGCTTTTTGGGTCACTTACCACACCTTGAAGCTCAAACCTTGGCAGTGCAAGCTGCCACGCCGGCTTTGGCAGTTCTGCCAATCTTGGCCAATGAGGCCAATGGCGACGTGAAGTACGCCACGAACGTCGTCACCACATCAACCGTTCTCTTTGTGGTGATTGTGCCCGTCGTAAATACCATTGCGACACTGCTTTTTAAATAA